From Dehalobacter sp. 12DCB1, a single genomic window includes:
- a CDS encoding helix-turn-helix transcriptional regulator, which yields MTKINIGKMIAARRKEKDLTQEELAEYLGVSKPAVSKWESGQSYPDIMLLPVLAAFFNVSVDELLGYEAQMTREDIRKLYRRLATAFASESFDQTYSECLTYIKKYHSCWNLVHSIAQLLVNHAPLAGGPDRMNDVLREASGYFECVEKNSGDAALAREALSLRAYCCLALQEPAQAIDLLEGIEEGPVSTGILLAKAYAMKGDSDRAKRYLQQSIYTNVASLFGAFPDLMALYADAPEKTDTCLQKALSLGEVFQLKEMQPAHYFTVYLTAAALYTAQNRNEKALDMLEAYADIIFQKNTFPLKLKGNSFFDMLQPYFESLNLGGDAPRSDKLIRKDLKSVVVDNPAFQSLKSEERYQKLWRRLESMEEEA from the coding sequence ATGACGAAAATCAACATCGGAAAAATGATTGCAGCCCGAAGAAAAGAAAAAGATCTTACTCAGGAAGAACTAGCCGAATATCTTGGGGTATCCAAGCCGGCAGTTTCCAAATGGGAGTCAGGACAAAGCTATCCAGATATTATGCTTTTGCCTGTGTTAGCAGCCTTCTTCAACGTAAGTGTCGATGAGCTTCTGGGGTATGAAGCCCAAATGACAAGGGAAGATATAAGAAAACTGTACCGCAGACTGGCAACTGCTTTTGCATCGGAGTCTTTTGACCAAACCTACTCCGAGTGCCTAACGTATATCAAAAAGTACCATTCGTGCTGGAATCTGGTGCATTCCATCGCGCAGCTGCTGGTTAATCATGCACCGCTTGCCGGCGGACCAGACCGGATGAACGACGTTTTGCGGGAAGCCTCGGGATATTTTGAGTGTGTGGAAAAGAACAGCGGTGACGCGGCACTGGCTAGGGAGGCGCTTTCCTTGAGAGCATACTGTTGCCTGGCCCTGCAGGAGCCTGCCCAAGCTATTGATCTGCTCGAAGGGATCGAGGAAGGACCGGTATCAACGGGAATACTGCTGGCCAAAGCCTATGCGATGAAAGGTGACAGCGACCGCGCCAAGCGTTATCTCCAGCAATCTATTTACACGAATGTAGCCAGTCTTTTCGGAGCTTTTCCCGACCTGATGGCACTTTATGCAGATGCTCCGGAAAAAACGGATACCTGTCTACAAAAGGCGCTGAGTCTTGGGGAGGTGTTTCAGCTCAAAGAGATGCAGCCGGCCCATTATTTCACGGTGTATCTCACAGCAGCCGCGCTTTACACAGCGCAAAACCGAAACGAGAAAGCGCTGGATATGTTGGAAGCATACGCGGATATTATTTTTCAAAAGAATACTTTTCCGCTAAAACTAAAAGGGAATTCATTTTTTGACATGCTGCAGCCGTATTTTGAATCTCTCAATTTGGGAGGTGATGCTCCGCGCAGCGATAAACTCATCCGTAAAGATTTAAAGAGCGTTGTTGTAGATAATCCTGCGTTTCAAAGTCTTAAATCGGAGGAGCGTTATCAGAAACTTTGGCGACGACTTGAATCGATGGAGGAGGAAGCCTAA
- a CDS encoding PLDc N-terminal domain-containing protein, whose translation MEDLMSYLPFLIPVMVIELALAAAALVHIFRHRTYRIGNQVLWVIVVVLFQIIGPILYFTLGKGDD comes from the coding sequence ATGGAAGATTTAATGTCCTATTTACCTTTTCTAATTCCGGTCATGGTGATTGAACTTGCCCTGGCAGCAGCTGCGCTCGTTCATATTTTTCGGCACAGGACTTACCGCATCGGCAATCAGGTGCTTTGGGTGATTGTCGTCGTCCTGTTCCAGATAATCGGCCCTATCTTGTATTTTACCTTAGGCAAAGGTGACGACTAA
- a CDS encoding ABC transporter ATP-binding protein has protein sequence MEILKLEHVKKNFGELPVIQDLSFSVSESSVFGLIGKNGAGKTTTMKMLLGFLKTDAGEIKVCGEKVAFGDTKTNRHVGYLPDVPEFYSYMTPVEYLRLCGEISGQKLGPIRKKTEELLALVGLENSNRKISGYSRGMKQRLGIAQALMNEPRLLICDEPTSALDPVGRKEILDILSVAGKQTAILISTHILADVERLCDHIGILDEGKLVLQGKLSDIKNSYRHSSVRITLADQDSVAVLAGKLADLPFVSAVEAKDNSLTVRIADIAAEGRLIQELLLREQVFVLKYEVLEPSLEDVFLEVIQ, from the coding sequence ATGGAAATTCTGAAGCTGGAACATGTCAAGAAAAACTTCGGGGAACTTCCGGTCATACAAGATTTGAGCTTCTCGGTCTCCGAAAGCTCCGTTTTTGGTCTGATCGGAAAAAACGGAGCGGGGAAGACAACTACCATGAAAATGCTTCTGGGCTTTTTAAAGACTGACGCTGGAGAAATCAAAGTATGCGGGGAAAAAGTTGCTTTCGGAGACACAAAAACCAACAGGCATGTGGGTTATCTTCCGGATGTCCCGGAATTCTACAGTTACATGACACCTGTCGAATATTTAAGGCTGTGCGGGGAAATCTCCGGTCAAAAGCTTGGTCCAATCCGGAAAAAGACGGAAGAACTGCTGGCTCTGGTAGGACTGGAGAACAGTAATCGAAAAATAAGCGGCTATTCCAGAGGAATGAAACAACGGCTGGGGATTGCCCAGGCTTTGATGAACGAGCCGAGGCTCCTGATCTGCGATGAGCCGACGTCGGCGCTTGACCCCGTTGGCAGAAAAGAAATATTGGACATTTTATCCGTTGCCGGGAAGCAGACTGCCATTTTAATTTCTACCCACATTTTAGCCGATGTGGAACGGCTCTGTGACCATATTGGGATTCTGGATGAAGGGAAGCTTGTTTTACAAGGGAAACTCTCCGATATCAAGAATAGCTACCGCCATAGTTCCGTTCGGATCACGTTGGCGGATCAAGACAGTGTTGCCGTTCTTGCCGGGAAGCTTGCTGATCTCCCCTTTGTATCGGCGGTGGAGGCCAAAGATAATTCCCTGACTGTCCGCATTGCGGACATTGCAGCGGAAGGACGACTAATTCAGGAACTGCTGCTCAGGGAACAGGTTTTTGTTCTGAAGTATGAAGTGCTTGAACCTTCGCTGGAAGATGTGTTTTTGGAGGTTATTCAATGA
- a CDS encoding ABC transporter permease subunit yields MNGFIAFTKKEFLEQIRSYKAVIMVSVLFLFGMTSPLLAKMMPDIFAQLTVQGITISMPEPTVLDAYGQFFKNMSQMGLIILLLVFNVILSQEVTRGTLVIFLAKGLSRSAVIMSKYLASLILWTVSYVLAAITDYGYTVYLFGNFSLPHLFFSLFCLWLFGAFLLAVLLLASTITSGNYGGLLLTAAVMMVLLIANVFPPLQKWNPVALASDNITLLTNAKTIGDMSATVWTTLLLIVLGLILSLLVFRKKKL; encoded by the coding sequence ATGAATGGTTTCATCGCTTTTACTAAAAAAGAATTTCTGGAGCAAATCCGCAGCTATAAAGCCGTTATTATGGTTTCTGTACTCTTTTTGTTCGGTATGACGAGTCCCTTGCTGGCCAAGATGATGCCCGATATTTTCGCCCAGCTGACTGTTCAGGGAATAACCATCAGCATGCCTGAGCCGACAGTTCTGGATGCCTATGGCCAATTTTTCAAGAACATGAGCCAAATGGGTTTGATCATCCTGCTGCTTGTCTTTAACGTTATACTCTCCCAGGAAGTGACACGCGGTACACTGGTCATTTTTCTCGCCAAGGGATTGTCCCGGTCTGCGGTCATCATGTCAAAATACTTGGCGTCTTTGATTTTGTGGACGGTCAGCTATGTCCTTGCCGCGATCACCGATTACGGCTACACCGTTTATCTGTTCGGAAATTTTTCCTTGCCGCATCTGTTTTTTTCGTTGTTTTGCCTATGGCTGTTCGGCGCTTTTCTCTTGGCGGTTCTCCTGCTGGCAAGCACAATTACATCCGGAAATTACGGAGGATTGCTTCTAACAGCTGCAGTCATGATGGTCCTGCTGATCGCCAATGTGTTCCCGCCGCTTCAAAAATGGAATCCGGTCGCGCTTGCCTCGGATAACATCACACTGCTTACCAATGCGAAAACAATCGGCGACATGTCCGCAACAGTTTGGACGACACTGCTGCTGATTGTGTTAGGTCTGATTCTTTCACTCCTGGTGTTCAGAAAAAAGAAACTATAA